Part of the Halobacteriovorax vibrionivorans genome, CGATCAGTATCGAATCACTTTGAGCACTTTGCAACAGCAATTAAGGAGAAGTTCTTAACGAATATCCACCCGAAAAATATTAAATGGTTTGAACATATGAATTGGAAAGATCAATCATTGGATGATCTTCTGTTAAGTGTCTCAATGAAATTTTCTAAGAAAGAATATTGTAATACATCATGGGGAGCTTCTGTTGATGCTTAACTCTGGCAAAGAAGTGACGTTGTTAAATAGTAAAGAGCTGGCAGTAAAGTTAGGTGTTCCTATTAATACAATCTACTATTGGGTAAGTAAGAGTGACATTCCTTATGTGAAACTTGGCAAGCATAACCGCTTTAATTATGAGGAAGTCATCGAATACTTTCAAAGTAAAACGAAACAAAAGAAAGATTTAAAGTAGTTAGGGGGTATGATGGATAGTTTTGAATATGCTGGTTACAAAGATAATTATAAACGCTATACTGAGCAAGTTGATAGGGATAATCCCCTATCAACCATGCTCTTTGACAATTTAGAATGGTTAACAACGGCCGAAGCAGCTTACTACTTAAGAAAGTCAAAAGATGCGATTAGACAGATGGTGTGCCGTGGACAATTACGGGCCCGTAAATTTCATCGTCGTCTTTACTTTCGCAAAGTAGAACTAGATCAAGCACTGGATACCTCTTTTTATTAAAAACGGAGGTATATATGGCAATTACTAGTTATGAAAAAGACGGCAAGACTTATTACAGAGTTTATATTCAAGAACGAAGCAGTAAGGATTGCACCGTCAGAGTCCAGCGATCAAAAGCAGGAATCGAATCATTAGCTCAGGCAAGACGAGAAGAAAAAAAGCTAACCAAGCGAGTGTTTGAACTTGTAGCGAGTATCGAGGCGAAAGGCATAACTTGGAAAGAGTTGGCCCATCGCTGGGAAATGAGTGCACGAAATGGACTGGCCGGAAAGAAATATACAAGGCCAGTAATTATCCATCACGTCAACACTCTCTACATTCACACAGACACTTGGCTTGATAAACGTATTAAAGACTTAGGACGAGCTGATGGCCGTTATGTCATTAATAATCTTATCTCTGAAAATTACAGCCTCAGTCGAATCAAAGCGATCAAAGGATCGATTAATAAGATTTGGACTTG contains:
- a CDS encoding helix-turn-helix domain-containing protein yields the protein MLNSGKEVTLLNSKELAVKLGVPINTIYYWVSKSDIPYVKLGKHNRFNYEEVIEYFQSKTKQKKDLK
- a CDS encoding helix-turn-helix domain-containing protein, whose product is MDSFEYAGYKDNYKRYTEQVDRDNPLSTMLFDNLEWLTTAEAAYYLRKSKDAIRQMVCRGQLRARKFHRRLYFRKVELDQALDTSFY